The following coding sequences lie in one Heyndrickxia oleronia genomic window:
- a CDS encoding DUF1002 domain-containing protein yields the protein MIKRISKIILVAIFLFGIGLNSVVKASTNDNSDSINEKFGAPIVVYGEKLSADQKQKVKELLGVNDSSQVNEVTVTVDDLVKYINGDPHSNLYSSAKITRKEKGEGLAISIVTPDNITEVTEEMYANALLTAGVEDANVEVASPVKVSGHSALVGIYKAYDKGGGDLNKDRMEVANDELDLATNLAKKEGMDQEKVTQLLTEIKQAIADQNPATKEDIEKIIDEKLKSLKIELSPKDRELLVKLFDRMRDLNINFDNMKSQLGDIANNIKEKLKDVASDKGFWQGVADFFKKIFQAIADFFSNLFG from the coding sequence ATGATCAAACGAATAAGTAAAATAATCCTAGTTGCTATTTTTCTGTTTGGGATTGGATTGAATAGTGTTGTTAAGGCATCTACAAATGATAATAGTGATAGCATAAATGAAAAGTTTGGTGCACCTATTGTTGTATACGGTGAAAAATTATCAGCAGACCAAAAACAAAAGGTAAAAGAGCTATTAGGCGTAAATGATAGTAGTCAGGTAAATGAGGTTACAGTGACGGTTGATGATCTTGTTAAATATATTAACGGGGATCCCCACTCAAACTTGTATTCTTCAGCAAAAATTACTAGAAAAGAAAAGGGTGAGGGGCTAGCTATTTCCATCGTTACACCTGATAATATTACAGAGGTAACGGAAGAAATGTATGCGAATGCGTTATTAACTGCAGGAGTAGAGGATGCAAATGTTGAGGTTGCTTCTCCTGTCAAGGTAAGCGGCCATTCTGCTCTTGTAGGAATTTATAAAGCCTATGATAAAGGTGGAGGAGATCTTAACAAGGATCGTATGGAAGTCGCTAATGATGAGCTAGACTTGGCTACAAATTTAGCAAAAAAAGAAGGAATGGATCAAGAAAAGGTTACCCAGCTTTTAACGGAAATTAAACAGGCAATAGCAGATCAAAACCCTGCGACGAAAGAAGATATTGAAAAAATAATTGATGAAAAGCTAAAATCATTAAAAATTGAGCTAAGTCCAAAGGATCGTGAGCTTCTCGTAAAATTATTTGATAGAATGAGAGATCTTAACATCAATTTTGATAATATGAAAAGTCAGCTAGGGGATATTGCCAACAATATTAAGGAAAAATTAAAGGATGTAGCTAGTGATAAAGGATTTTGGCAAGGAGTTGCAGACTTTTTCAAAAAGATATTTCAAGCAATAGCTGATTTCTTTAGTAATTTATTTGGATAA
- a CDS encoding SOS response-associated peptidase, with product MCGRFNLYSNIDILLDQFELINGDMFEILPRFNIAPSQDVLAVIEGEDGRRGGYLRWGLIPSWANDPKIGYKMINARAETIHEKPSFKRLLARRRCLVIADGFYEWKKDGNKKQPFHIFLKDKQPFAFAGLWDRWIQAGEIIQTCTIITTEANELMADIHDRMPVILTKESERQWLDRKIQDEDQLKSLLIPYDSTAMDIYPISEFVNSPRNEGIEILNSL from the coding sequence ATGTGCGGTCGTTTTAATTTGTATTCAAATATCGATATTTTATTGGATCAGTTTGAGCTTATTAATGGTGATATGTTTGAAATTTTACCTAGATTTAATATTGCTCCAAGTCAGGATGTTTTAGCGGTTATAGAAGGGGAAGATGGAAGGCGAGGCGGGTATTTACGTTGGGGGCTTATTCCATCTTGGGCGAATGATCCAAAAATTGGGTATAAAATGATTAATGCTAGGGCGGAAACAATCCATGAAAAGCCAAGCTTTAAACGATTGCTAGCAAGGAGACGATGTTTAGTAATAGCTGATGGTTTTTATGAATGGAAAAAGGATGGAAATAAGAAGCAGCCATTTCACATTTTTTTAAAAGATAAACAACCATTTGCTTTTGCAGGACTCTGGGATCGCTGGATTCAAGCAGGTGAAATAATACAAACATGTACAATCATTACGACGGAGGCCAATGAATTGATGGCTGATATTCATGATCGAATGCCTGTTATTTTAACAAAGGAGTCAGAGCGGCAATGGCTTGATCGTAAAATTCAGGATGAAGACCAATTAAAGTCTTTATTAATCCCCTATGATTCAACTGCAATGGATATATATCCTATTTCTGAATTTGTTAATAGCCCCCGAAACGAAGGAATCGAAATATTAAACTCACTTTAA
- a CDS encoding ABC transporter permease produces the protein MLKYSIKRLVMALITIWAVITITFFIMHSIPGNPFAKEGVMPKAVFDNLQAYYNLDKPLVVQYFLYLKGLLQFDFGPSLKSQSITVNDYIRTGFPISLHLGLQAMVIAIPFGIIFGVIAALFKNRWPDYLSMILAILGISIPNFILATILINYFAVEWKLFPVAQWKSWAHTILPSISLALMPMAYVARLMRSSMLEVLGQDYILTAKAKGVGKSMVIIKHAIRNAILPVTTVLGILIANVVTGSFIVENIFGIPGMGEMFVKGIFNRDYPVILGSTVFYSAILILLIFIVDIAYTWIDPRIKVSGESK, from the coding sequence ATGCTAAAATATTCTATAAAAAGATTAGTAATGGCACTCATTACAATCTGGGCAGTTATTACCATTACCTTTTTCATTATGCATAGTATTCCTGGAAATCCATTTGCGAAGGAAGGGGTAATGCCAAAAGCCGTTTTTGATAATCTTCAAGCCTATTATAATTTGGACAAGCCTTTAGTTGTTCAATACTTCTTATATTTAAAAGGGCTATTACAATTTGATTTTGGACCTTCATTAAAGTCACAATCCATTACTGTTAACGATTATATTCGAACAGGATTTCCAATTTCCTTACATTTAGGATTGCAGGCAATGGTCATCGCCATTCCTTTTGGGATCATTTTCGGAGTTATTGCTGCTTTATTTAAAAACCGTTGGCCTGATTATCTTTCTATGATTTTAGCGATTTTAGGAATCTCTATCCCAAACTTTATTCTAGCAACAATTTTAATTAACTACTTCGCTGTTGAATGGAAATTGTTCCCTGTTGCTCAATGGAAATCATGGGCACATACCATTCTACCTTCAATATCTTTAGCTTTAATGCCGATGGCTTATGTTGCAAGACTGATGCGTTCAAGTATGCTGGAGGTGCTCGGGCAAGATTATATATTAACCGCAAAGGCAAAAGGCGTAGGAAAAAGCATGGTTATTATTAAACATGCCATCCGAAATGCGATTCTGCCTGTTACTACTGTGTTAGGAATATTAATTGCCAATGTTGTTACAGGTAGCTTTATTGTTGAGAATATCTTTGGTATCCCAGGGATGGGTGAAATGTTCGTAAAAGGTATTTTCAATCGGGACTATCCTGTGATACTGGGCTCTACAGTATTTTATAGTGCGATTCTTATCTTGCTGATATTCATTGTTGACATTGCTTACACATGGATCGATCCAAGAATTAAAGTTTCGGGGGAGAGCAAATAA
- a CDS encoding peptide ABC transporter substrate-binding protein gives MKKKSYFSFFAVFLAAMLLLAGCFGGEEASKSGDGDSGKKKEENAGPKVLHLNNTEEPGALHPGKAQGTHDSWILEGTFEGLTKKTPEGKIVDGMAKEGWEISEDGKTYTFHLKDDIKWSNGDPVTAGDFEYAWKFALNPNTAADYAYQLYYLEGGEEYNSADIKKLSADELKALEDKVGVKALDDKTLEVKLKEATPYFIDLTSFYTYYPVNKKVQEATPKWYTEADTFVSNGPFKLTEWKHKESLKLEKNENYYDKDKIKLDEVDFAVIDNESTAYQMYQNGELDMVYPLPQDVLPTLDGKKEYHNGPDLSTYYYNLNTKVKPLNNVKVRKAISMAIDRKSIVENVAQGGQQPAYSVVPPGIPEGDNGDYQENGGDLFKEDLKGAKALLEEGLKEEGMDKMPKFSILYNTNEGHKKIAEAVQAMLKENLGIEVQLENVEFQVKLDREKAGEYQMSRAGWVGDYVDPMTFMDLWVTDGAYNDADWSNKEYDQLIKTAKTSMDTETRMKAMHDAEKILMDEMPIVPIYFYTKPYVLKENVKGFFTPINRYPQYIYADIEK, from the coding sequence TTGAAGAAAAAGTCATATTTCTCATTTTTTGCGGTTTTCCTAGCAGCTATGCTTTTACTAGCAGGTTGTTTCGGTGGGGAAGAAGCATCGAAATCAGGTGATGGTGATAGCGGCAAGAAAAAGGAAGAAAACGCAGGACCAAAAGTACTTCATTTGAATAATACAGAAGAACCTGGTGCGCTTCATCCTGGTAAAGCACAAGGAACTCATGACTCATGGATTTTAGAGGGAACATTTGAAGGATTAACAAAGAAAACACCTGAAGGAAAAATTGTAGACGGAATGGCAAAAGAAGGTTGGGAAATAAGTGAAGATGGTAAGACCTACACATTCCATCTTAAAGATGATATTAAATGGTCAAATGGAGACCCAGTAACAGCGGGTGACTTCGAATATGCATGGAAGTTTGCTTTAAATCCTAATACAGCAGCTGATTATGCCTACCAACTTTACTATCTTGAAGGTGGAGAGGAATACAACAGTGCTGACATCAAGAAATTATCAGCAGATGAGTTAAAAGCGTTAGAGGACAAAGTAGGAGTAAAAGCACTTGATGATAAAACATTAGAAGTAAAATTGAAAGAAGCAACACCGTATTTCATTGATTTAACATCTTTCTATACGTACTATCCTGTAAATAAAAAGGTACAAGAAGCAACACCTAAATGGTATACAGAAGCAGATACATTTGTATCTAACGGACCATTCAAGTTAACTGAGTGGAAGCATAAGGAAAGCTTAAAGCTAGAGAAGAATGAAAATTACTATGATAAAGATAAGATCAAGCTTGATGAAGTAGACTTTGCTGTTATCGATAATGAATCAACAGCATATCAAATGTATCAAAACGGCGAGTTAGACATGGTTTATCCATTACCACAAGATGTTTTACCTACTCTTGATGGGAAGAAAGAATATCATAATGGACCAGATCTATCTACTTACTACTACAACTTAAATACAAAAGTTAAACCATTAAACAACGTAAAAGTAAGAAAAGCAATTTCTATGGCTATCGATCGTAAATCTATTGTTGAAAATGTTGCTCAAGGCGGACAACAACCTGCTTATTCTGTTGTACCACCAGGAATTCCAGAAGGAGATAATGGTGATTACCAAGAAAATGGCGGAGATTTATTTAAAGAGGATCTAAAGGGTGCAAAAGCGCTTTTAGAAGAAGGACTTAAAGAAGAAGGTATGGATAAAATGCCTAAATTCTCCATCCTTTATAATACAAACGAAGGACATAAAAAGATTGCTGAAGCCGTTCAAGCAATGTTAAAGGAAAACTTAGGTATTGAAGTACAACTAGAGAATGTTGAATTCCAAGTTAAACTTGATCGTGAAAAAGCTGGAGAATATCAAATGTCACGTGCAGGTTGGGTTGGAGACTATGTAGACCCTATGACATTTATGGATCTTTGGGTAACTGATGGTGCATATAATGATGCTGACTGGAGCAATAAAGAATATGATCAACTGATCAAAACTGCTAAAACATCTATGGATACAGAAACTCGTATGAAAGCAATGCATGATGCAGAAAAAATCCTAATGGATGAAATGCCAATTGTTCCAATCTATTTCTATACAAAACCTTATGTCTTAAAAGAAAATGTTAAAGGTTTCTTTACACCTATTAACAGATACCCTCAATACATCTATGCAGATATTGAGAAGTAA
- a CDS encoding ABC transporter ATP-binding protein codes for MNSKTMEANQTNETSTLTPLIEIKNLKKYFNIGGQPLKAVDDLNLDIYPGETVGLVGESGCGKSTAGRTIIRLYEATEGEVLYNGKNIYDNNSNEMAKIRKDIQLIFQDPYASLNPRMTVEEIIGEPLTIHGELTGKRKRERILELLKLVGLNPEHINRFPHEFSGGQRQRIGIARALALNPKFIVCDEPISALDVSIQAQVVNLLKDLQKSMGLTYLFIAHDLSMVKYISDRILVMYLGNMMELCESEELYEEPLHPYTQALLSAVPIPNPKLKRERIVLQGDVPSPINPPSGCVFRTRCRHAMDICAQKKPDWKEAKPGHFVSCHLYNDSK; via the coding sequence ATGAATTCGAAAACAATGGAAGCCAATCAAACAAACGAGACGAGCACTCTTACTCCTCTTATCGAAATCAAAAACTTAAAAAAGTATTTCAATATTGGTGGTCAACCATTGAAGGCAGTGGATGATTTAAATTTAGACATTTATCCAGGAGAAACAGTTGGGCTTGTAGGTGAAAGTGGTTGTGGAAAATCAACAGCGGGTCGCACGATCATTCGTTTATATGAGGCAACTGAAGGGGAAGTTCTTTATAATGGAAAAAATATTTACGATAATAATAGCAATGAAATGGCGAAAATTCGCAAAGATATTCAACTGATTTTCCAAGATCCATATGCTTCCTTAAATCCACGAATGACTGTAGAAGAAATTATTGGTGAACCACTAACCATTCATGGAGAATTAACTGGAAAAAGGAAACGTGAGCGTATCCTTGAATTATTAAAACTAGTCGGCTTGAACCCTGAACATATCAATCGTTTTCCACATGAATTCAGTGGAGGGCAACGTCAACGGATTGGAATTGCTCGTGCACTTGCATTAAATCCTAAATTTATCGTATGTGATGAACCAATTTCAGCTCTGGATGTTTCAATCCAAGCCCAAGTTGTAAACCTGTTAAAAGATTTACAGAAAAGCATGGGTCTTACCTACTTATTTATAGCCCATGACCTTTCAATGGTAAAATATATTTCTGATCGTATCCTTGTTATGTATTTAGGAAATATGATGGAGCTTTGTGAGAGTGAAGAACTCTATGAGGAGCCACTTCACCCATACACTCAGGCATTATTATCGGCTGTACCAATTCCAAATCCGAAGTTGAAACGGGAACGGATCGTGTTACAAGGAGATGTTCCAAGTCCAATCAATCCACCAAGCGGTTGTGTATTTCGAACTCGCTGCCGCCACGCAATGGACATCTGTGCACAGAAGAAACCAGACTGGAAAGAAGCAAAGCCAGGACATTTTGTAAGTTGTCATCTTTATAATGATAGTAAATAG
- a CDS encoding L-lactate MFS transporter — protein MKKTKNRWLIALSGVGIHICIGSVYAWSNFTNPLIQEFGWSASQVQMTFSVAILFLGLSAAFLGHFVEKHGPRKAGLLASIFFGIGVFGSGFAVHAGSLPLLYLFYGVLGGIGLGVGYITPVSTLVKWFPDRRGLATGLAIMGFGFAAAISSPIMDALIKGLGTANAFFILGIGYFIIMTLSSLYLEKPAEDWKPKGFSEQNRRKKARVTTDLSQLTANESIKTARFYYLWFMLFINTTCGIAILSAAKPLAQESIGLTTTEAAALVGILGLFNGFGRLGWASISDYFGRANTYTTFFVLQIILFAVLPHTTISIMFQIMLAIIYTCYGGGFATIPAFIGDLFGTKQLGAIHGYILTAWAAAGLAGPLFAAWIKDITGTYANSLTFFSGLFIIAFIISLIIRIDIKKLREKKIQQSTTKTA, from the coding sequence GTGAAGAAGACAAAAAACAGATGGTTGATTGCCTTGTCTGGAGTTGGGATTCATATTTGCATCGGCTCTGTATATGCCTGGAGCAATTTTACCAATCCATTAATTCAAGAATTTGGCTGGTCTGCCAGTCAGGTACAAATGACCTTTAGTGTTGCCATCCTCTTCTTAGGTCTCTCTGCTGCATTTTTAGGTCATTTTGTAGAAAAACATGGGCCACGGAAAGCGGGATTACTTGCATCCATCTTCTTTGGAATTGGTGTTTTCGGTTCTGGTTTTGCTGTTCATGCCGGATCCTTGCCATTACTTTATCTTTTTTATGGAGTATTAGGGGGAATTGGTTTAGGTGTTGGCTACATCACTCCTGTATCCACCTTAGTAAAGTGGTTCCCTGACCGCCGTGGCCTTGCAACTGGCCTTGCTATTATGGGATTTGGCTTTGCCGCTGCGATTAGTAGTCCGATCATGGATGCACTTATTAAAGGATTGGGAACCGCTAATGCGTTCTTCATCCTAGGTATTGGCTATTTTATCATTATGACATTATCTTCACTTTATCTTGAAAAGCCTGCAGAGGATTGGAAGCCTAAAGGATTTTCGGAGCAAAATAGGCGAAAAAAAGCTCGGGTGACTACCGATCTATCTCAATTAACTGCAAATGAATCGATAAAAACGGCACGTTTTTATTATTTATGGTTCATGCTATTTATTAACACAACTTGTGGAATTGCCATTCTTTCTGCAGCTAAGCCGCTAGCTCAGGAAAGTATCGGGCTAACAACAACGGAAGCAGCTGCACTTGTTGGAATCCTTGGTTTATTCAATGGCTTTGGTCGCTTAGGCTGGGCATCCATCTCAGATTATTTCGGACGTGCGAATACGTACACAACCTTCTTTGTTTTACAAATTATTTTATTCGCTGTTCTCCCACATACGACTATTTCCATTATGTTTCAAATCATGCTAGCGATTATTTACACATGCTACGGTGGTGGTTTTGCTACCATTCCTGCCTTCATAGGTGATTTATTTGGAACCAAACAATTAGGTGCTATTCACGGATATATTTTAACCGCTTGGGCAGCAGCTGGATTAGCCGGACCATTATTTGCTGCCTGGATTAAGGATATTACTGGAACCTACGCAAATAGCTTAACTTTTTTCTCAGGATTATTCATTATCGCATTTATTATCTCCTTAATTATTCGTATTGATATTAAAAAGCTAAGAGAGAAAAAGATACAACAATCAACGACAAAAACCGCATGA
- a CDS encoding ABC transporter ATP-binding protein yields MGNLLEVKDLHVSFGTYAGEVQAVRGVSFEVKHGEAVGIVGESGCGKSVTAKSIMKLLSTPPANYKSGSIIFNGSDMIPKSEKEMQKIRGNEISMIFQDPMTSLNPTSKIGNQIMEAVLQHNKIPRKEAREVARKMLELVGIPQPEKRLDQYPHEFSGGMRQRAMIAMALACRPKLLIADEPTTALDVTIQAQILELMKDLQQKTETSIILITHDLGVVAEMCDRVIVMYAGKVVETGTVEEIFEKPQHPYTKGLLKSVPRLDMDKKEPLAPIIGTPPDLLDPPKGCSFYARCEMAMRICKDYSPELEEVDKGQTAACWLHHPMATMKKASGK; encoded by the coding sequence ATGGGTAATTTACTAGAAGTTAAAGACTTACATGTTTCCTTTGGGACCTATGCAGGTGAAGTCCAAGCGGTTCGTGGCGTTAGTTTTGAAGTGAAACATGGGGAAGCAGTTGGTATTGTTGGAGAATCAGGATGTGGAAAAAGTGTAACGGCAAAATCGATTATGAAGCTATTGTCTACACCACCTGCTAATTATAAAAGTGGATCGATTATATTCAATGGATCAGATATGATTCCAAAGAGTGAAAAGGAAATGCAAAAAATACGTGGAAATGAAATCAGTATGATTTTTCAGGATCCGATGACTTCTTTGAATCCAACAAGTAAAATTGGTAATCAAATTATGGAGGCAGTCCTGCAGCATAATAAGATTCCTAGAAAAGAAGCGAGAGAAGTTGCCAGGAAAATGCTTGAACTAGTTGGTATACCACAACCTGAAAAAAGATTAGACCAGTATCCACATGAATTTTCCGGTGGTATGAGACAACGGGCAATGATTGCTATGGCACTTGCCTGTCGCCCGAAATTATTAATTGCTGATGAACCGACAACAGCTTTGGATGTAACTATTCAAGCACAAATTTTAGAGTTAATGAAGGATCTACAACAAAAAACGGAAACTTCTATTATATTAATCACTCATGATTTGGGTGTCGTTGCGGAAATGTGTGACCGTGTAATCGTTATGTATGCTGGAAAAGTGGTAGAAACGGGAACGGTTGAAGAAATCTTTGAAAAGCCACAGCATCCGTATACAAAAGGACTGTTAAAGTCAGTCCCTAGACTGGATATGGATAAAAAAGAACCACTTGCTCCAATTATTGGGACACCACCAGATCTGTTAGATCCACCGAAGGGTTGTTCATTTTATGCAAGATGTGAAATGGCAATGAGGATTTGTAAAGATTATTCACCTGAGCTAGAAGAGGTTGATAAAGGACAAACAGCTGCCTGTTGGCTTCATCATCCAATGGCGACGATGAAAAAGGCAAGCGGGAAATAG
- a CDS encoding ABC transporter permease, with translation MANDLKFTEEMFLPAEDNFKEAEKISRPTTSYWSGVWRRLKANKLALIGLIIIALLIIMAIIGPHLNGYKYDEMHLDQKNLKPSAEHWFGTDTLGRDLFTRAWSGARISLFIGLAAAVIDFIIGVIYGGISALRGGKTDNIMMRIAEVLYAIPYLLMVILIMVVFPEEGRGMFSIIVAMTITGWIQMARLVRGQVLQLKEFEYVHASQLAGGKTSWILRKHMIPNTMGPILVNITLTVPTAIFGEATLSFLGLGIPAPQASWGTLASDALQSILIGNFYQLLIPAILISLTMFAFNVFGDGLRDALDPR, from the coding sequence ATGGCAAATGACTTAAAATTTACTGAAGAGATGTTTTTACCAGCAGAAGATAATTTTAAAGAGGCCGAAAAAATTTCCCGACCGACTACTTCTTATTGGTCAGGCGTATGGAGAAGATTAAAAGCAAATAAATTAGCTTTAATTGGCCTGATTATTATTGCTCTGTTAATAATTATGGCAATTATCGGTCCACATTTGAATGGATATAAATATGATGAAATGCATCTAGATCAAAAGAATTTAAAACCAAGTGCTGAGCATTGGTTTGGGACAGATACATTGGGACGAGATTTATTTACTCGTGCATGGTCAGGAGCAAGAATATCATTGTTTATTGGTCTCGCAGCAGCTGTGATTGACTTTATTATAGGTGTTATCTATGGAGGAATCTCAGCATTAAGAGGTGGGAAAACAGATAATATTATGATGAGAATTGCTGAAGTATTGTATGCGATTCCATATCTGTTAATGGTTATTTTAATCATGGTTGTATTCCCGGAAGAAGGACGTGGAATGTTTTCCATAATTGTCGCCATGACCATTACCGGCTGGATACAAATGGCTAGGCTAGTTCGTGGACAAGTATTACAATTGAAAGAATTTGAATATGTTCATGCCTCTCAATTAGCAGGAGGTAAAACGTCTTGGATATTAAGAAAGCATATGATCCCCAATACAATGGGACCCATTCTCGTTAATATTACATTAACAGTTCCGACAGCAATTTTCGGTGAGGCAACACTTAGTTTCTTAGGGTTAGGTATTCCAGCACCACAAGCTAGCTGGGGAACATTGGCAAGTGATGCACTTCAAAGCATTCTGATAGGAAACTTCTATCAACTCTTAATTCCAGCAATCTTAATTTCGTTAACCATGTTTGCTTTTAATGTCTTTGGAGATGGGCTAAGAGATGCACTTGATCCGAGATAA
- a CDS encoding FdhF/YdeP family oxidoreductase, producing MGKTKHQGPIKLPKTPDPKLWVSPIPFGLGKIKPKHIRDTMKVVWENRDNLPYATRILTQGVCDGCALGVAGLRDQTLTGPHVCTTRLNVLRLNTMPAMKESIIHSDIDELQKFSSADLRKLGRIPYPLSRKKGEKRFTRISWDDALNRISKKIKTIDPKQLAFFLTSRGITNEVYYTAGKMARFLGTNNIDNASRICHSPSKTALKRSLGIGASSCNYQDWIGTDVLIFWGSVAANNQPVSTKYMYAAKRKGTKIICINPYREPAMDGYWVPSIPDSALFGTKLADDFYQVNIGGDIAFMNGVMKHWFEMEEKEVGSAIDHRFVNEHTIGLEELKAHIAKQDWELLEHSSGLSKQRMLEFAQLLANAKSAVFVWSMGLTQHRFGTDNISQVANLAMLRGFIGREHCGVMPIRGHSGVQGSGEMGADPFVLPGGDFDAKNIERLEKIWGFEIPKWQGDIVGVSIENAMLPEDHERRLKVFYTSGGNFLETMPDPTFVRECLSNVELRVHQDIIFNTSTLVEAKEEVIVLPAMTRYEQPGGGTSTSTERMVYFSPEIKGPRIEEARSEWEIYVDLASRIKPEATKYLNFTSAEQIRKEIAVANPNYDGIQYLKEKGDVFQWGGAWLCEDGVCPTEDGRGHLLSIELPELRKPQGHFYVTTRRGKQFNSMIYNETDSFNAADRYDVLINAEDAADLNVSEGEAIVLFNQYGYFHGRAKFADTKRGNLLLFWPEGNVLIPKGVYEEYAGIPEYNTAVIVEKAETYHAHKDTKYIEKRIEDLEMEIS from the coding sequence ATGGGAAAAACAAAACATCAAGGTCCAATTAAACTACCAAAAACACCTGATCCGAAGCTTTGGGTCAGTCCTATTCCTTTTGGTCTTGGAAAAATAAAACCAAAGCATATTCGAGATACGATGAAGGTCGTCTGGGAAAATCGTGACAATCTTCCCTACGCAACAAGGATACTAACACAGGGAGTATGTGATGGATGTGCATTAGGGGTAGCTGGTCTAAGAGATCAAACTTTGACAGGTCCCCATGTTTGCACAACACGTTTAAATGTTCTTCGTTTAAACACGATGCCTGCAATGAAAGAATCTATTATTCATAGTGATATAGACGAACTACAAAAGTTTAGCAGTGCAGACCTTAGAAAACTAGGTAGGATCCCCTATCCCCTTTCAAGAAAAAAAGGAGAAAAAAGGTTCACTCGAATTTCTTGGGATGATGCATTAAACCGAATATCCAAAAAAATAAAAACCATTGATCCAAAACAACTTGCCTTTTTCTTAACATCTAGAGGGATAACAAATGAGGTATATTACACTGCAGGCAAAATGGCTCGATTTCTAGGCACGAATAATATAGACAATGCGTCGAGGATTTGCCATTCACCAAGTAAAACTGCCTTGAAACGCTCACTTGGTATTGGTGCATCGAGTTGTAATTATCAAGATTGGATTGGGACCGATGTTCTTATCTTTTGGGGATCTGTTGCAGCAAATAACCAGCCAGTTTCGACAAAGTATATGTATGCAGCCAAAAGAAAAGGAACGAAAATTATATGTATTAATCCATACCGTGAACCTGCTATGGATGGCTATTGGGTACCTTCTATTCCTGATTCTGCCTTATTCGGGACAAAGCTTGCTGATGATTTTTATCAAGTGAATATCGGTGGAGACATCGCCTTTATGAATGGGGTGATGAAGCATTGGTTCGAGATGGAAGAAAAAGAAGTAGGATCTGCTATTGATCACCGTTTTGTTAACGAGCACACAATTGGTTTAGAAGAACTCAAAGCGCATATAGCAAAGCAAGACTGGGAGCTATTGGAACATTCTTCTGGGCTCTCGAAACAAAGAATGCTGGAATTTGCACAGTTACTCGCAAACGCCAAAAGTGCTGTATTTGTCTGGTCTATGGGCTTAACACAGCATCGATTTGGGACGGATAATATTTCACAAGTCGCCAATTTAGCGATGCTCCGTGGTTTCATTGGTCGTGAACATTGTGGTGTTATGCCAATCCGTGGTCATTCAGGGGTTCAAGGTTCTGGTGAAATGGGAGCCGATCCTTTTGTCTTACCTGGTGGAGATTTTGATGCAAAGAATATTGAACGCCTTGAAAAGATATGGGGTTTTGAAATTCCTAAATGGCAAGGTGATATTGTTGGCGTTTCGATTGAAAATGCCATGCTTCCTGAAGACCACGAGCGACGATTGAAGGTATTCTACACCTCAGGTGGAAATTTCTTAGAGACGATGCCCGATCCGACGTTCGTCAGAGAATGCTTATCCAATGTAGAACTTCGCGTTCATCAAGATATTATTTTCAATACATCCACGTTAGTTGAAGCAAAAGAAGAGGTTATTGTTTTACCTGCAATGACACGTTATGAACAACCAGGTGGTGGTACATCTACATCTACTGAGCGGATGGTCTACTTCTCCCCAGAAATTAAAGGGCCACGAATAGAGGAAGCCCGTTCAGAATGGGAAATCTATGTTGATTTAGCTTCTCGGATTAAACCAGAAGCAACGAAATATTTAAATTTCACATCTGCCGAGCAAATACGTAAAGAAATTGCAGTAGCCAACCCAAATTATGATGGAATTCAATATTTAAAGGAAAAAGGCGATGTTTTCCAATGGGGTGGTGCCTGGTTATGCGAAGATGGAGTATGTCCTACTGAGGATGGACGTGGACATTTGTTAAGCATTGAACTCCCTGAGTTACGAAAGCCACAAGGACATTTTTATGTGACTACACGTCGAGGGAAGCAATTTAATTCAATGATTTACAATGAAACTGATTCCTTTAACGCGGCAGACCGTTATGATGTGCTCATCAATGCAGAGGACGCAGCTGATTTAAATGTATCCGAAGGTGAAGCAATTGTTCTATTCAATCAATATGGATATTTTCACGGTCGTGCCAAATTTGCGGATACGAAACGAGGAAATCTTCTACTCTTCTGGCCTGAAGGTAATGTTCTTATTCCAAAGGGCGTGTATGAAGAATATGCAGGGATACCTGAGTATAATACAGCTGTTATTGTGGAAAAAGCAGAAACCTATCATGCCCATAAAGATACAAAATACATTGAAAAGCGAATTGAAGATTTGGAAATGGAAATTAGTTAA